The following are encoded together in the Lathyrus oleraceus cultivar Zhongwan6 chromosome 3, CAAS_Psat_ZW6_1.0, whole genome shotgun sequence genome:
- the LOC127131696 gene encoding uncharacterized protein LOC127131696, whose amino-acid sequence MEDQEQELERVSSELEDLQGNMGQVMEILQVIKAKLDTQTTVVSEITGPTIEPQLARTMPTTWPVFGLPSDFTPPVKGAPGMLQSTQQTVPLPTIDEAHPVVHTFAPPLVHAHVQPYFEDQQHAPYFSDEDDERNEDIRGMKENFQILEKRLRAMEGDQVFGDAAREMCLVFGLVIPAKFKTPDFDKYEGHPCPKSHLIMRQMLNMSQKDNESFKEYAQRWREMASQVKPPLVEKELAYWFMDIVKPMFYERMFSRGFQRKKEGETNAVSTSQRRSHSWKKQHQFAQQQPTYLVQYIQQPYVEAVTPTFNQSQAPVYQPVQQAPVYQQAPTTPIYQQPRAQAPHPKNLPNQNRVQRGRPHFASIPMTYTELYPSLLHKGLVTPRPLGPPQNPLLPWYNQDAHYPFHEGAPGHDLEGCYTLKHIVRELVEKKILSFRDVGPNIKNVKTSLLALHAKLVGASLIDAYHNNCEECALYPRGCKVVRTDIQNLMDQGVLQVCGPATNEEISVIEPFFNLQESVEITYQRKYVVHPSPMVVCMPTPFPFESTKVVPWKYDITVVDGVVDGDPKEVECEKSLENVDANITNIADTSRMTRSGRIYTPDFNIIPQEPIKEATTAEPTQESGGV is encoded by the exons ATGGAAGATCAAGAACAAGAATTGGAGAGAGTAAGCTCAGAACTTGAGGACCTACAAGGAAACATGGGTCAAGTCATGGAGATACTACAAGTCATTAAGGCCAAATTGGACACCCAAACGACGGTCGTTTCAGAAATCACTGGTCCTACGATTGAACCCCAACTTGCAAGGACAATGCCTACTACTTGGCCAGTCTTCGGTTTACCTTCCGACTTTACACCTCCAGTTAAAGGTGCCCCTGGCATGTTACAATCCACTCAGCAAACAGTTCCTCTACCAACTATCGATGAAGCTCATCCCGTGGTCCACACATTTGCACCACCCCTTGTCCATGCACATGTGCAACCTTATTTTGAAGATCAACAACATGCTCCATATTTTTCTGACGAAGATGATGAAAGGAATGAAGACATAAGAGGAATGAAAGAGAATTTCCAGATTCTTGAGAAAAGGTtaagggctatggaaggtgaccaagtcTTTGGTGATGCTGCTAGGGAGATGTGCTTAGTGTTTGGTCTAGTGATTCCTGCGAAATTCAAGACCCCGGATTTTGATAAGTACGAGGGACACCCATGCCCTAAAAGTCATCTTATTAT GAGGCAAATGCTCAacatgtcccagaaagataacgagtcttttaaggaatatgcacaacgATGGAGGGAAATGGCCTCCCAAGTCAAACCACCCCTTGTTGAGAAGGAGTTAGCATATTGGTTCATGGATATAGTAAAGCCCATGTTCTATGAAAGGATG TTTTCCAGAGGTtttcaaagaaagaaagagggtgaaacaAACGCAGTGTCCACCAGTCAAAGAAGGAGTCACTCGTggaagaagcaacatcaatttGCTCAGCAACAACCAACTTATCTAGTGCAATATATTCAACAACCATATGTGGAAGCAGTCACACCAACTTTCAACCAATCACAAGCTCCTGTCTATCAACCTGTTCAACAAGCACCAGTATACCAGCAAGCACCCACAACACCCATTTATCAACAACCAAGGGCACAGGCTCCACATCCAAAAAATcttccaaatcaaaatagggtacaaaGAGGTAGACCTCATTTCGCCtcaatccctatgacatacactgaGTTATACCCATCGTTGCTGCATAAAGGGTTGGTGACTCCTAGACCTTTGGGTCCTCCACAAAATCCTTTACTTCCATGGTACAATCAAGACGCCCATTATCCTTTCCATGAAGGTGCCCCTGGGCATGATTTAGAGGGATGTTATACTTTGAAGCATATTGTGCGAGAGCTGGTTGAGAAGAAGATCCTTTCATTCCGAGATGTTGGACCCAACATAAAAA ATGTTAAAACTTCGTTGCTAGCACTCCATGCAAAATTGGTAGGAGCTAGTTTGATTGATGCCTATCACAACAACTGTGAAGAATGTGCTCTTTATCCAAGAGGGTGTAAAGTGGTACGAACTGATATTCAaaacttgatggatcaaggtgtCTTACAAGTTTGTGGTCCTGCAACAAACGAGGAAATTTCAGTAATTGAACCCTTTTTCAATCTACAAGAGTCTGTTGAGATAACTTATCAAAGAAAATACGTTGTTCATCCATCACCCATGGTAGTTTGTATGCCTACCCCCTTTCCCTTCGAAAGCACCAAGGTTGTGCCGTGGAAATATGACATAACTGTGGTGGATGGAGTGGTAGATGGAGATCCCAAAGAGGTTGAATGTGAGAAGAGCTTGGAGAATGTTGACGCCAATATCACTAACATCGCAGATACGAGCagaatgacccgtagtggtcggatttatactccTGATTTCAATATAATCCCTCAAGAACCGATAAAAGAAGCTACAACTGCAGAGCCTACCCAAGAATCTGGAGGGGTATAG